In a single window of the bacterium genome:
- a CDS encoding threonylcarbamoyl-AMP synthase: protein MKTLTPSPEAVAEAAALLRRGGLAVFPTETFYGLGCDPRRADAVARLFAFKGRDAGRALPLVAGSRAQVELVAPTWERFELAARLADLFWPGPLSLVVPGAETLADGVRAADGTVAVRVSPHPVAAGLAAALGHPIVATSANRSGAAACRYVAEALASLGEGADGVALDGGATVGGLPSTLVDGRADRVVVLRAGAVDEGTLLEALRRR from the coding sequence ATGAAGACGTTGACCCCATCCCCCGAGGCCGTGGCCGAGGCGGCCGCGCTCCTGCGCCGAGGCGGCCTGGCCGTCTTCCCGACCGAAACCTTCTACGGTCTGGGATGCGACCCGCGCCGCGCCGACGCCGTCGCCCGCCTCTTCGCCTTCAAAGGGCGCGACGCCGGACGGGCGCTCCCGCTCGTCGCCGGATCGCGCGCGCAGGTCGAACTCGTCGCCCCGACGTGGGAGCGGTTCGAACTGGCCGCGCGCCTCGCGGACCTCTTCTGGCCCGGCCCGCTGTCGCTCGTCGTGCCCGGCGCCGAGACGCTGGCCGACGGCGTCCGCGCCGCGGACGGCACGGTCGCCGTGCGCGTCAGCCCGCATCCCGTGGCCGCCGGGCTCGCCGCCGCCCTCGGGCACCCGATCGTCGCCACCTCGGCCAACCGCTCCGGCGCCGCCGCCTGCCGCTACGTCGCGGAGGCGCTCGCCTCCCTCGGCGAAGGCGCGGACGGCGTCGCGCTCGACGGCGGGGCGACCGTCGGCGGACTCCCTTCCACGCTCGTAGACGGCCGGGCGGACCGGGTCGTCGTGTTGCGCGCGGGGGCGGTCGACGAGGGAACGCTGCTCGAGGCGCTGCGGCGCCGCTAG